One genomic segment of Catalinimonas alkaloidigena includes these proteins:
- a CDS encoding polysaccharide deacetylase family protein, with protein sequence MNFFKTPSLLKLLYSDLLWDYKKENGKQIFLTFDDGPIPEVTPIVLDTLKDFGAKATFFCVGENIDRYPQVYQQILDAGHRTGNHTYNHLNGWKTENTHYLENVTYCRQSQEQYSHESEKPLFRPPYGKIKRSQIKLLKNEYQIVMWDILAGDFDPDFSAEKCLQKCIHHSKHGTIIIFHDSHKAAKNLKYVLPRYLAHFSEAGFQFSAL encoded by the coding sequence ATGAATTTTTTCAAAACACCGTCATTGCTCAAGTTGCTCTACTCAGATCTGCTGTGGGACTATAAGAAAGAAAATGGCAAACAAATATTCCTAACCTTTGATGATGGTCCTATTCCCGAAGTCACCCCTATTGTGTTGGATACTTTGAAAGATTTCGGGGCCAAAGCAACTTTCTTTTGTGTAGGAGAAAATATTGATCGCTATCCACAGGTCTACCAGCAAATCCTGGATGCCGGTCACCGCACCGGGAATCACACCTACAACCATCTGAACGGATGGAAAACTGAAAACACGCATTACCTTGAAAATGTAACATATTGCAGACAGAGCCAGGAACAATATTCTCATGAATCGGAGAAACCACTATTTCGACCTCCATACGGTAAAATCAAACGCTCCCAGATAAAGCTGCTAAAAAATGAGTATCAAATTGTGATGTGGGATATTCTGGCAGGTGACTTTGATCCGGATTTTTCAGCAGAAAAATGCTTACAGAAATGTATTCATCACAGCAAACACGGTACCATCATTATTTTCCACGATAGTCATAAAGCAGCAAAAAACTTAAAATATGTGCTCCCTCGCTACCTGGCTCACTTTTCTGAGGCAGGCTTTCAGTTTTCCGCACTGTGA
- the rsmH gene encoding 16S rRNA (cytosine(1402)-N(4))-methyltransferase RsmH, producing MYHKPVFLQQSVEGLVWKPEGVYVDLTFGGGGHSTAILERLQGGRLFALDQDQDAAENAEGMNLTFIQANFRHLKRYLKLYGVSEVDGILADLGVSSHQFDVPDRGFSTRFEAELDMRMNQQAQRTAREVVNTYSEKALHQLLGMYGEVKNAKTLAQAIVAARTNKTIETVEDLKQVLNKFAPKGREAKYYAQVFQALRLEVNDEIKALEEMLEQSVELLAPGGRLVVISYHSLEDRLVKNIINKGKLYGEVEKDFYGNPQLPLRAVNKKPLMPSQEEIRENNRARSAKLRIAEKR from the coding sequence ATGTATCATAAACCCGTATTTCTTCAGCAGAGTGTGGAGGGGCTCGTATGGAAGCCAGAGGGGGTCTACGTGGATCTGACTTTCGGGGGAGGTGGACATAGCACTGCTATTTTGGAGCGCTTGCAGGGAGGAAGGCTTTTTGCCCTCGATCAGGATCAGGATGCGGCAGAGAATGCTGAGGGGATGAATCTAACTTTTATTCAGGCGAATTTCCGTCATCTCAAGCGCTATCTGAAGTTGTATGGAGTAAGTGAAGTGGATGGAATTCTGGCTGATCTTGGAGTTTCGTCGCATCAATTTGACGTCCCCGATCGTGGTTTCTCTACCCGCTTTGAAGCGGAACTGGATATGCGGATGAATCAGCAGGCGCAGCGTACAGCAAGAGAAGTAGTCAACACCTATAGTGAAAAAGCGCTGCATCAGCTGCTGGGAATGTACGGAGAAGTGAAGAATGCAAAGACACTGGCGCAGGCTATAGTAGCGGCCAGGACTAATAAAACGATTGAAACAGTAGAAGATTTAAAGCAGGTGCTGAACAAATTTGCGCCAAAAGGTCGAGAGGCTAAATACTACGCACAGGTGTTTCAAGCGTTAAGGTTAGAAGTGAACGATGAAATCAAAGCGTTGGAAGAGATGCTGGAGCAGAGCGTAGAGCTGCTGGCTCCCGGCGGTAGGCTGGTGGTGATCTCTTATCATTCGCTGGAAGACAGACTGGTTAAAAATATCATTAATAAAGGGAAGCTGTACGGAGAGGTGGAAAAGGATTTTTATGGGAATCCCCAACTGCCTCTAAGAGCTGTAAATAAGAAGCCGCTGATGCCTTCGCAGGAAGAAATCAGGGAAAACAACAGGGCGAGAAGTGCAAAATTGAGAATTGCTGAAAAACGCTAA
- a CDS encoding peroxiredoxin family protein codes for MSLVFSACSSSGSTDEGPKILPGSWRAELDIQGQILPFTFELTEVDSMAYKVHLINGEERLLIDEVNIEGDSLIMPMSFFDTQIRAKIEGEKLSGVFIKNYAEGYRLPFTATHGDDYRFIQSSKPEAKDFDGKWEVQFEGDSIHSVGIFEQQGSQVTGSFLTATGDYRFLEGNVEGNTMMLSTFDGEHAYLFEARLQGDGSLQGDYWSGQSYHTTWTAERNEDAELPDPNELTYLKEGYDKVAFTFPNLEGEPVSLSDEQYQGKVVIVQLFGTWCPNCMDETKFYADWYRKHENEDVEIIGLAYEQKDDFEYASSRVKKMIDKLDVGYDFLIAGTSSKEAASESLPMLNRVMSFPTSIFIDKNGQLRNIHTGFSGPGTGVYYERFVEEFNELVDKLLAEEVNV; via the coding sequence TTGTCACTAGTTTTTAGCGCATGTTCTTCTTCTGGCAGTACGGATGAAGGACCTAAAATTTTGCCTGGTAGCTGGAGAGCAGAGCTGGATATTCAAGGTCAAATACTGCCTTTTACTTTTGAGCTTACCGAAGTAGACAGCATGGCGTATAAGGTTCACCTAATCAATGGTGAAGAAAGACTTTTGATAGACGAAGTGAACATAGAAGGAGACTCTCTGATCATGCCCATGAGTTTTTTTGATACCCAGATCAGAGCGAAGATTGAAGGGGAGAAGCTCAGCGGTGTTTTCATTAAAAATTACGCAGAAGGTTACCGCCTGCCTTTCACAGCTACGCATGGCGATGACTACCGTTTCATCCAAAGTAGTAAGCCGGAAGCAAAAGATTTTGATGGGAAGTGGGAGGTGCAGTTTGAAGGTGACTCCATTCATTCTGTCGGTATCTTTGAGCAGCAAGGGAGTCAGGTGACAGGCTCATTCCTTACCGCTACCGGTGACTACCGTTTTCTGGAAGGAAATGTAGAAGGGAATACCATGATGCTGAGTACTTTTGATGGCGAGCATGCGTACCTCTTTGAAGCCCGCCTGCAGGGAGATGGTTCCCTGCAGGGTGACTACTGGTCGGGACAAAGTTACCATACTACCTGGACCGCTGAAAGAAATGAGGATGCCGAGTTGCCCGACCCGAATGAGCTTACTTATCTGAAAGAAGGCTATGACAAAGTAGCATTTACTTTTCCTAATCTGGAAGGTGAGCCTGTATCGCTCAGCGATGAGCAGTACCAGGGCAAGGTTGTGATCGTACAACTTTTCGGAACCTGGTGTCCTAACTGTATGGACGAAACCAAATTTTACGCAGACTGGTACCGCAAACATGAAAATGAGGATGTAGAAATCATCGGGCTGGCCTATGAACAGAAAGATGATTTTGAGTATGCCAGCAGCCGGGTTAAAAAAATGATTGACAAACTAGACGTCGGTTATGACTTTCTGATCGCTGGCACTTCGAGCAAAGAAGCAGCCAGCGAATCATTGCCTATGCTCAATCGCGTGATGTCTTTTCCTACCTCCATCTTTATTGACAAAAATGGACAGCTACGCAACATCCACACCGGCTTTAGTGGTCCCGGAACGGGCGTCTACTACGAACGTTTTGTAGAAGAATTTAATGAGCTGGTGGATAAGCTCCTCGCTGAAGAGGTTAATGTGTAA
- a CDS encoding glycosyltransferase, translated as MAAFTIVADLLLLFFWRFNFRSYEGNENQQTYTKTHSELLPMLRPKLVEYPKVAVLLAVRNEEKLLPSCLDSLLASDYPADKLSIWIGNDASEDETLAIARAYQKKESRVLLIDIKARVGEAKAKANVVAQLVLAVEQQTDPPQLLLVTDADMQVQPNWIRGMVRSWQALPKKKEVGVVTGITLVDSSTVWGQLQRIDWLFALGMVKVASDWGMPIATMGNNKMMYLPAYRATGGYENLPFSITEDFQILHQITSNGYGFRNVVASQVVAFTQPMTSWSELLQQRKRWMHGAIRLPLPILGILFLQALFFPLVIILLFFHPLATLGLWLLKGCLQGLFILAVERKLRLSKKPKKKLIRYLALYDLYAAVLTLLTLAIYFLPIKTRWKGRKY; from the coding sequence ATGGCCGCATTTACGATAGTGGCTGATCTACTCTTGCTATTTTTCTGGAGATTCAACTTCCGTAGCTATGAAGGCAACGAAAACCAGCAAACCTATACAAAAACTCATTCGGAACTCCTCCCCATGCTACGTCCTAAGCTAGTAGAGTATCCTAAAGTGGCAGTGCTGCTGGCAGTAAGAAACGAAGAAAAACTACTGCCTTCGTGCTTAGATAGCCTTCTGGCTTCAGATTACCCCGCAGATAAGTTAAGCATCTGGATAGGTAATGATGCCTCAGAAGATGAAACACTAGCCATTGCCCGGGCTTATCAAAAGAAAGAATCACGCGTACTTCTCATAGATATCAAAGCAAGAGTAGGAGAAGCAAAAGCCAAAGCCAATGTAGTGGCCCAATTGGTCCTGGCAGTAGAACAACAGACTGATCCCCCTCAGCTCTTACTTGTCACCGATGCAGATATGCAGGTACAACCTAATTGGATAAGAGGCATGGTACGAAGCTGGCAAGCCCTGCCTAAGAAGAAGGAAGTAGGAGTAGTTACAGGCATTACGCTGGTTGACAGCAGTACAGTCTGGGGACAACTTCAACGCATTGACTGGCTCTTTGCTTTAGGCATGGTAAAAGTAGCCAGCGACTGGGGAATGCCTATTGCTACTATGGGGAATAACAAAATGATGTATCTGCCAGCTTATCGTGCTACCGGAGGCTATGAGAACCTACCTTTTTCCATCACCGAAGATTTTCAGATATTACACCAAATTACCAGTAATGGATATGGCTTCAGGAATGTGGTAGCATCACAAGTGGTAGCTTTTACCCAACCTATGACTTCATGGAGTGAGCTGTTACAACAGCGTAAACGTTGGATGCATGGGGCTATCCGGCTACCACTTCCCATTCTTGGCATACTTTTTCTACAGGCGCTGTTTTTTCCGCTGGTCATCATTTTACTTTTTTTTCACCCCTTAGCAACTCTGGGACTATGGTTGTTGAAAGGGTGTTTACAAGGTCTTTTTATTTTGGCGGTAGAAAGAAAATTAAGGTTAAGCAAGAAACCCAAAAAAAAGCTGATACGTTATCTTGCACTCTATGACCTATATGCAGCAGTACTGACACTGCTTACCCTTGCCATATATTTTCTGCCTATCAAAACAAGATGGAAAGGAAGAAAGTATTAA
- a CDS encoding outer membrane beta-barrel protein, with protein MDLRLLFSLVFVLLQVTYAYTQRNFNAQEGFYINLDNDTIHGKIRALNDLSEELHFRKESQKRFKVFAPTEIKEFGFKSGGHYVSKNIASSEKKNVNLFLSRLFTGQVTLYQYDDIFYVQKENEELILLEQNNTVIDEKYVREDKRYLGILRLLTLDCESVQKLIERVDFNADDLTDFFIAYHQCVAPENESTQNKRTLKVKKGIKAGASFSKVTSYRDGVTPSYPEFKAFNHYTGGMYLNLSYNDKISIQPEVLITKKESSNIYKQYSVVNLQLPISLYYTFPTGKTRPFLSVGYVFGKTLKDNIKDLRFDYKINNSKSEYGFRGGAGLLFPLSEKLDIGIEYTYERTLTNGRGYDVQFGVNTNNIILCASF; from the coding sequence ATGGATTTACGGCTTCTCTTTTCTCTTGTGTTTGTTTTACTGCAAGTAACCTACGCTTATACTCAGAGAAATTTTAATGCACAAGAAGGGTTTTACATAAACTTAGATAATGATACCATTCATGGAAAAATACGTGCGTTAAATGATTTAAGTGAAGAATTACATTTTAGAAAAGAAAGTCAGAAGCGTTTTAAAGTTTTTGCTCCCACAGAGATAAAGGAATTCGGATTTAAGAGCGGAGGCCATTACGTTTCAAAAAATATAGCTTCTTCAGAAAAGAAGAACGTTAATTTATTCTTGAGCAGGCTCTTTACAGGCCAGGTTACTCTCTATCAGTATGATGACATCTTCTACGTACAGAAAGAAAACGAAGAACTCATTTTGTTAGAACAAAACAATACTGTAATAGACGAAAAATATGTTAGAGAAGATAAAAGATATCTGGGTATATTGAGGCTGCTCACCTTAGATTGCGAAAGCGTGCAGAAGTTAATAGAACGAGTAGATTTCAACGCTGATGATTTAACTGATTTTTTCATAGCATATCATCAATGTGTAGCACCCGAAAATGAAAGTACCCAAAACAAACGTACTTTAAAGGTAAAAAAAGGGATAAAGGCGGGAGCCTCCTTTTCCAAGGTTACATCTTATCGAGATGGGGTAACACCAAGCTACCCGGAATTTAAAGCCTTCAACCATTATACCGGAGGAATGTATCTTAACTTATCTTACAATGATAAAATATCAATACAACCGGAGGTACTTATTACTAAGAAAGAATCTAGCAATATATATAAACAATACTCGGTAGTTAATTTGCAGCTCCCGATTTCATTGTACTATACTTTCCCGACAGGAAAAACTAGACCATTTCTTTCCGTAGGTTATGTGTTTGGAAAGACTCTAAAAGATAATATAAAAGACCTGCGCTTTGACTATAAAATCAATAACTCTAAAAGCGAGTATGGATTCAGAGGAGGAGCAGGCTTATTGTTTCCCCTATCCGAAAAGCTTGATATAGGTATTGAATATACCTACGAACGCACTTTAACGAATGGAAGAGGATACGATGTACAGTTTGGGGTAAACACCAACAATATCATCCTATGTGCCAGTTTTTAA
- a CDS encoding penicillin-binding protein, with protein MSIKRSILLRVRIAFLVVSLFALALFFRMAEIQFIEGEKWKAMAEEINLQYKTIPAVRGNIYAEDGSLLATSLPFYRVAFDPSIASDELMESSVDSLSMLLSRFFGDHSPVEYKRRILNARAKGRQYLILNREKINYLAKKEMERWPVFRKGKYGGGVIFEKVNERYKPFSFLGARTIGHINENSKGAGLEYSFNEHLAGRDGKGLFQKMAGSYWKPIYDGTQVKPVAGYDIVSTIDVNIQDVAQSSLMKALIEHEADYGAAVVMEVKTGEVKAISNLTRYQNGNYGESYNHAVGGLTEPGSTFKLASVIALMEEAHLNLNDSIDAGDGKYEFYDRVMTDHEYGGYGMISFKDAFSHSSNIAISRWVNHHFGLKPERFVNYIQSMGLADRVGFQIKGEGMPYIKLPGDKSWSGVSLPWMSIGYELKLTPIQVLAFYNAVANDGKMIQPIIVKSVKQADKEMETYESGVLNEQICSRETLEKVKVMLESVVEEGTASNIKNSYYKIAGKTGTAQKLKNGRYIRQYYTSFVGYFPADAPKYSCIVVIDDPKGFQRYASSVAAPVFKNIADKIYATDLEIHESLPKQFVREEGVFPVIQAGRYDDLQTVMKTLQIEHEPTDAAEWVRAQRAGNKVNWKESSTSFEYIPDVRGMTMRDAIFLLENRGLRVNYQGNGRVLKQSQQPGNKVIKGSKINLQLG; from the coding sequence GTGAGTATCAAAAGATCCATATTGCTCCGTGTAAGGATTGCCTTTTTGGTAGTATCCCTTTTTGCTTTGGCGCTCTTTTTCCGCATGGCTGAGATTCAGTTTATAGAAGGAGAAAAGTGGAAGGCTATGGCGGAAGAGATTAACCTGCAGTACAAAACTATTCCGGCAGTAAGAGGAAACATCTATGCGGAAGACGGTAGCCTGCTTGCTACTTCTCTGCCTTTTTATAGAGTGGCTTTTGACCCTTCTATTGCCAGTGACGAGTTGATGGAATCTTCTGTAGATTCTCTTTCTATGCTGCTTTCCCGCTTCTTCGGAGATCACAGTCCGGTAGAATATAAGCGTCGTATTCTAAATGCTCGTGCCAAAGGCCGTCAGTATCTGATACTGAACAGAGAGAAGATCAACTACCTTGCTAAGAAAGAGATGGAACGCTGGCCGGTCTTCCGTAAAGGAAAATACGGTGGCGGAGTGATTTTTGAAAAAGTGAATGAGCGTTATAAGCCTTTCTCATTTCTGGGAGCGCGTACTATCGGGCATATCAACGAAAATAGCAAAGGTGCTGGCCTGGAGTATAGCTTCAATGAGCACCTGGCAGGCAGAGATGGGAAAGGCTTATTTCAGAAAATGGCAGGAAGCTACTGGAAGCCTATCTACGATGGTACCCAGGTGAAGCCGGTTGCCGGATATGATATTGTCAGCACTATTGATGTCAATATACAGGATGTGGCGCAGTCATCTTTGATGAAGGCCTTAATAGAACACGAAGCAGATTATGGTGCAGCAGTAGTGATGGAAGTGAAAACAGGAGAGGTCAAAGCAATCTCCAACCTGACCCGCTACCAGAATGGAAACTATGGCGAAAGCTATAATCATGCGGTAGGTGGGCTTACCGAGCCGGGCTCTACTTTTAAGCTGGCTTCCGTAATCGCCTTGATGGAAGAAGCGCATCTCAACCTGAACGATAGCATTGACGCTGGAGATGGTAAGTATGAGTTTTATGACAGGGTGATGACCGACCATGAATATGGAGGATACGGTATGATCAGTTTTAAAGATGCCTTTTCTCATTCTTCCAACATCGCCATTTCCCGCTGGGTAAATCATCACTTTGGGCTGAAGCCTGAACGCTTTGTAAATTATATCCAGAGCATGGGGTTGGCAGACCGGGTGGGTTTCCAGATCAAGGGAGAAGGGATGCCTTATATTAAACTGCCAGGGGATAAAAGTTGGAGTGGCGTCTCCTTACCCTGGATGTCCATCGGTTATGAGTTGAAATTGACGCCTATACAGGTGCTTGCTTTTTACAATGCTGTTGCTAATGATGGCAAAATGATACAGCCTATCATTGTAAAGTCAGTCAAGCAGGCAGACAAAGAGATGGAAACTTATGAAAGTGGAGTTTTGAACGAGCAGATCTGTTCTCGCGAAACGCTGGAAAAGGTGAAGGTTATGCTAGAGAGTGTGGTAGAAGAAGGTACTGCCAGCAATATCAAGAATAGTTACTATAAAATTGCTGGTAAAACCGGGACAGCACAAAAACTAAAAAACGGACGCTATATACGTCAGTACTATACATCTTTTGTAGGTTACTTCCCTGCAGATGCTCCCAAGTATAGTTGCATTGTAGTCATTGATGACCCCAAAGGTTTTCAAAGGTACGCCAGTAGTGTAGCTGCTCCGGTGTTCAAAAACATTGCGGACAAAATATACGCTACCGACCTGGAGATTCATGAGTCACTGCCTAAGCAGTTTGTTCGCGAGGAAGGGGTGTTTCCCGTCATACAGGCCGGGCGATACGACGATTTACAGACCGTAATGAAAACCTTGCAAATAGAGCATGAGCCTACTGATGCTGCCGAATGGGTAAGAGCGCAAAGGGCGGGTAATAAAGTAAACTGGAAAGAAAGCAGTACCTCCTTTGAATACATACCTGATGTACGTGGAATGACAATGCGTGATGCGATTTTTCTGTTAGAAAACCGTGGTTTGCGGGTAAATTATCAGGGAAATGGCAGAGTTTTAAAACAATCGCAGCAGCCTGGCAATAAAGTAATCAAAGGAAGTAAAATTAATTTACAATTAGGATAG
- a CDS encoding PP2C family protein-serine/threonine phosphatase, whose amino-acid sequence MDVNTILRTQYELKELELNSLLEVTQAINNNLSEDSLYKIFNFTLRANLNIQKLALYVLMEEERDADRWECKTNFGTEISFTNIMLNEHFLPIKQITKVEELEDPGFFDEFDIVIPVSHKNSVLALVFLGGLQKEIDGQQTEIGTTFIQALSNIIIVAIENKKLARRQLAQEAMRKEMEIARQVQQFLFPKELPQHEGLQVEASYMPHHSVGGDYYDFIKLTANHSLFCIADVSGKGVPAAILMSNFQAALRTIVRQTMNLKEVIPELNYQVLQSANGENFITFFIAIYDQQAKQLRYVNAGHTPPMLINESKKIQLMDQGTVMLGSFHPLPFLNEGLLEDIDNFMLFAYTDGLTETFNQHDEEYGMERLEKFLVRHADLNLPDIHRYLFKELDEYSGGNEYHDDITFMSVMVNNKFDGGAL is encoded by the coding sequence ATGGACGTAAACACAATACTCAGAACACAATATGAGCTCAAGGAGCTTGAACTGAATTCTTTATTGGAGGTAACGCAGGCTATCAACAACAACCTATCTGAAGATTCCCTTTATAAAATTTTCAATTTTACACTGCGTGCCAACCTAAATATCCAGAAGCTTGCGCTTTATGTATTAATGGAGGAGGAGCGTGATGCCGATCGTTGGGAGTGTAAAACGAATTTCGGAACTGAAATCAGTTTCACCAACATCATGCTTAATGAGCATTTTCTGCCTATCAAACAAATCACCAAGGTAGAAGAACTCGAGGACCCCGGCTTTTTTGATGAGTTTGATATCGTTATCCCGGTGTCTCACAAAAACAGTGTGCTTGCCCTGGTATTCTTGGGTGGCTTACAAAAAGAAATTGACGGACAGCAAACTGAGATTGGGACCACTTTTATCCAGGCGCTAAGCAATATTATCATCGTAGCTATTGAAAACAAAAAACTGGCCCGCCGCCAACTGGCACAGGAAGCCATGCGTAAGGAAATGGAGATTGCCCGTCAGGTGCAACAATTTTTGTTTCCTAAAGAGCTTCCTCAACATGAGGGGCTGCAGGTAGAAGCCAGTTATATGCCTCATCACTCTGTGGGTGGTGATTATTATGACTTTATTAAACTTACGGCCAATCACTCTCTTTTCTGCATAGCTGATGTTTCGGGTAAAGGGGTCCCCGCAGCAATTTTGATGTCTAACTTTCAGGCCGCCCTACGCACCATCGTTCGGCAAACCATGAATCTGAAAGAGGTAATTCCTGAACTCAACTACCAGGTATTGCAAAGCGCCAATGGTGAAAACTTCATCACATTTTTTATTGCCATTTACGATCAGCAAGCAAAGCAGCTACGCTACGTTAATGCTGGCCATACCCCTCCCATGTTAATTAATGAAAGCAAGAAAATTCAGTTGATGGACCAGGGTACAGTCATGCTGGGAAGTTTTCATCCGCTTCCTTTTCTCAATGAAGGATTGTTAGAAGACATTGACAATTTTATGCTCTTTGCGTACACTGACGGCCTTACTGAAACTTTCAACCAGCATGATGAGGAGTATGGCATGGAAAGACTAGAGAAGTTTCTTGTAAGACATGCTGACCTGAACCTGCCTGACATTCACCGTTATCTTTTCAAAGAGTTGGATGAATACAGTGGTGGCAATGAATACCATGATGACATCACTTTCATGTCGGTCATGGTGAACAACAAATTTGATGGAGGGGCTTTATAA
- a CDS encoding FtsL-like putative cell division protein, translated as MKTAVKNRYKVKTKESRPKGESLFSKIDRLLKVDTSFDSGLPVRFVPYVLYFTCLGLFYIGNNHYAEKTIRKINRLDEEVEDLRANYTTLKADYMFESKQSEVAKRVKKLGLEESETPPHKIIVEEK; from the coding sequence ATGAAGACCGCAGTAAAGAACAGGTATAAAGTAAAAACAAAAGAAAGCAGGCCCAAGGGAGAAAGTCTTTTCTCCAAGATAGATCGTCTGCTCAAAGTGGACACTTCCTTTGATAGTGGTTTGCCGGTACGCTTTGTTCCCTATGTGCTCTACTTTACCTGCCTGGGCTTGTTTTATATTGGTAATAACCATTACGCAGAGAAAACCATCAGAAAAATCAATCGCCTTGATGAAGAGGTGGAAGACCTGCGGGCAAACTATACCACGCTCAAGGCGGATTATATGTTTGAGAGCAAGCAGTCGGAGGTGGCCAAGCGAGTGAAGAAGCTTGGGCTGGAAGAAAGTGAAACACCACCACACAAAATTATAGTGGAAGAAAAGTGA
- a CDS encoding DsrE family protein, translated as MIRSLILLLTLIAICFTSHAQIPQHPAVPTFGGIYDIPEADKRPDPDVEYKLVIDVKGGAEVAESENRSLINIARTLNLHVQGGVPQENIKIVAVIHNLATPTVLSNEAYQKHFGVDNPNDSLIHALTEAGVEIYVCGQSLIARNFADEPLHPDVKVSISAMTILTEYQLKGYALLSF; from the coding sequence ATGATTAGATCACTGATTCTTCTTCTTACTCTTATTGCAATCTGCTTCACTAGCCATGCCCAAATACCTCAACACCCAGCGGTGCCAACTTTTGGAGGGATTTATGACATTCCTGAGGCTGACAAACGGCCTGACCCTGATGTAGAATATAAGCTGGTGATTGATGTAAAAGGAGGTGCTGAAGTTGCCGAGAGCGAGAACCGTTCTCTAATCAATATCGCACGTACTTTAAACCTGCATGTGCAGGGAGGTGTCCCCCAGGAAAATATCAAAATTGTAGCAGTAATTCATAACCTAGCTACTCCTACAGTGCTGAGTAATGAGGCTTACCAAAAGCATTTTGGCGTGGACAATCCTAATGACAGTCTTATTCATGCGCTGACAGAAGCCGGGGTGGAAATCTATGTATGCGGACAGTCTCTGATCGCGCGCAATTTTGCGGATGAACCCCTGCATCCTGATGTGAAAGTTTCTATCTCTGCCATGACCATCCTGACCGAGTACCAGCTTAAAGGCTATGCTTTGCTTTCTTTTTAA
- the mraZ gene encoding division/cell wall cluster transcriptional repressor MraZ — MAIFTGEYECKMDAKGRLLLPAKVKAKLPECSKHEIVLSQGFEPCLIIYTIEEYAKIYEKFSSLSSFNEEQRRLQRNFFRGSAEVELDNMGRFLIPKRMAQYARLGREAIIAGNGKVLEIWNPITFENYLVGDHEEYSSLAEKHLDSKDELITESHVS; from the coding sequence ATGGCAATTTTCACCGGTGAGTACGAATGCAAGATGGATGCCAAGGGCAGACTGTTGCTTCCTGCTAAGGTTAAAGCAAAGCTACCGGAATGTTCCAAGCATGAAATTGTACTCAGCCAGGGATTTGAACCTTGCCTGATTATATATACGATTGAAGAGTACGCTAAAATTTACGAAAAATTCTCTTCACTCAGTAGTTTTAATGAAGAACAAAGAAGATTACAGCGCAATTTTTTTAGAGGTAGTGCAGAAGTGGAGTTGGACAACATGGGGAGGTTTTTAATACCTAAGAGAATGGCCCAGTACGCGAGGTTGGGAAGAGAGGCAATCATCGCGGGGAATGGTAAGGTGCTGGAGATCTGGAACCCGATTACTTTTGAGAATTACTTGGTGGGTGACCATGAAGAATATTCGAGCTTGGCAGAGAAACATTTAGATAGTAAAGATGAGCTTATCACTGAAAGTCATGTATCATAA